The Mobula birostris isolate sMobBir1 chromosome 7, sMobBir1.hap1, whole genome shotgun sequence region CAATGTTCACCCAATAGACTGGAATCCAAAGTAGCTTTTACATGTTTCATTCGACATATCGCTGAGCAAATGCACTGAAGTCCAGGAGTATCGTTTCATGAATCATTAGGGAGTCCAAAGAGTTTAACAGTTCCAGCTTCCCGACTGTTATCATACTTGCCATCTTTGTCATCACAAGCAAAAGCCAAGAGTGGTCGTTTCGGATGCCATGCTACAGTAAAAGTAGGTGAGTCACattgcacttcccatagcttttCACCTATTGGAAGaaatttctttttaaaatatacatcaTATAAAAGATACTTAAGACAACTACTATTGCACTTTTCATAATATTGTCACACTCACAGAACCAGTCAGAATAATTATTCCACAGATATATATTTAGCTATGGATGCAGATGTTTTCACTGTTCTTATATTTTTAATTGTATGCAGCTTTACTCTTAGTTATATTTTTCTTCTCCTAGTAATATTACAAACTATTATAGCTCTATCCTTTTAAAAAGATACTCAGGTCCAGTGCATTAGTCATGACCTTTCACCTTTGGGATAAACGTTCAAACTGAAAACAAAATCTCTTCTGCTGGCTGAGGATTCAAATAAAGTGTGTGTGGGAGCCACAATCAAAACTTTAGTCAAAGGTTAACAGTTCAACAAATAAACCTTCAGACAGCCATTAGAAACTTAGAAAGTTCCACTTAAATGATATACACTACAGGCATATACTTAGTTTTCTAAAAAGGCAGCCAGGCAAGAGAAATGTAACTTCTAGAACGATGCCAATGGTTATCAATCACCACCATGTTGATTTAGAAATTCATACCAGTTTCCACTTCTGCAATGTCTATGAAGTGATCTTCAGAAGCTGAAGCTAGCatttttccatcatggctgaagctCAATGTTCTTACAGGCCAGTCAAGTCTGAAAGAAACAAACAAAGCTGTGCAAAACTCCTTAATAAAATTTTAATGCCTGGCTAAAGCAAAAATTGTCAATAAATTGGTGATGCAGCACATTGATACAGCAGGTAAAGTTGTTGGCTGATGCCTCCAATCCTGCCTATGTGGATCTTGCATATTCTGCTTCATGCTCCACCTGGTTTCACcagatgctctagtttcctcccacttcccaaaGAGGTACTAGTTGGTAATTTAATTCATTACTGTAAtagatagaacactacagcacagtacagccccttcagtccatgatgttgtaccaaccttttaatcCTAAaatcattctaacccttccctcctattttTCTCACAGGTCtaactaagagttttttttaacatgcccccgcttccaccaccacccccagcatggcattccacatactcacaactctggaaaaaaaaaatacCTCTGGCATCCCACCTATACTTCCTCCATTCACTTTAAAATTACGCCCactggtgttagccatttccaccctgggaaagtctctggctatccacttgatttaCGCCTCTTATCATCTATAACATTTCTATCAAgacacctctcgtcctccttcaTCTGCTCAACCGATCTTCATCCAATCTAGAGCTAGAATAGACCTGATGCCCCCCCGCCCCCGGCATCTATGTTGTAAGAAATATGAGAAACAAAGCAAGTGGCAATATAAACCAACAAGTAAAAAGGCTTCAGAGAAGTATGAACATTTTGGCATCCTGGTGCATGAAGCTAAAATGCATGTATAACAATCTATAGGAAGAAAATTGATACGTTAGCCTTTATAGTAAGCGTATTTGAAGCAGGAGTCTGCAGAAATGGAAACTGGGTGCAAGTCTGTAAATCAGCATATTAATTGATGACCATTGCCGTTAATCCAGAAGTGTTTGAGATCAGAAaggggaatggcagagcaaactgtATTGGAGAAATCACGAGCTAACTGGACAGAGCAAAGCAGCTTTGAATCAGGAACGTGCAATAAAGGGCCTCAGGATGAAGCAGGGAGAGGAGAAGCTTGAGTATGGATTGCACAAAGGTGCAGGGTGATGAGTTAACACATCGCTTATGATGAAGCTGGCAGAACAGAACACTAGAGTATTGAAGTAGAGGGTAACACAGAAGTGACAGGATAACCCAGAGTACATCTGTTAAAATGGGTGCAGACCTGGGAGGGTGAAGATCAAGCAGACCTTAAAGGAGACAGAAGTTTGGAACTCAAGCAATCTTGAAAGGATTGCCTAGCAGACCATGTACAGTGAAGTATGTGCAGGGAGGGACAGAGTGAAGAGTCAACCGACCAAGCAACAGTAATTGGCCACAGAGTGAAACAGGGAGAGCAGGGTGATTTGATGTAGACCGAGGTGCAGAGTGACAAGCTAGAGCAGAAGGTAGGGAGAAGCATGAGCAGGCTGATATAGAGAGCTGAGTGAACTGCAGAGGCAACAGGATGACCCGGATGATTCTACAGCCtacagaatcactttcaaggactctttacaactcagaTTTTCAGTGATTTTTTACATTtacacagcttgtcttctttAGCATATCAGTTGTTTATCAGTCTACGTATAGCTCTTCATAAATTATATTACTTTCTTGTAAtatttacaagaaaatgaatctcaaggtagtatatggtaaaatACAAGTAATTCAaagttaaatttactttgaacttttgagtgtATCTAGCAAATTGGATGCAGACCTGACTAGGATGAAGCTCAACCAGAGCTGAAGGGGGGAGGATCTAGTGGAGCATTTGCTAGtgaggggtgggaggggtggaATCCAGGGTGTTTGGAAGTGGATCAGGCTACACGACGAAGTGGAGGGTGATGGGCCAGCATACCAGGTCGAGTGAAGCACAAGAAGAGCAAACAGCACAGAGGCAGAGAGCAGCAGCAGGGAATGTCAAGGCAACAGGATAAGCTGGGTGCAGACCAGGCAAAGTGGTCAAGTGGACCTGAAGGAAGACTACAGTGTGGAGCTCAAACAGACCTGAAGGAGCATGAGCAGCCTGAGAATATAAAGCAAAAGGGAACCAATTAGTTAGCAAGCACAGAGATAGCTGAATAACCCAGAGTGTATCTGGAGGTGTTTGTCAGATTAGATGCAAGATTGATATTTATTTGGCTGGGATGTCTCAACCAGAAATCAGTCTTAACATGAGGAGTTGACAATTCAAGTCagacaagaagacatggctttccCCAAAGGATATTGGATCTTTGAAGTTTTTTTAGCCAAGAGAACAATGAATGCTTTGCCACAAGGTATACTCAAGAAAATACGATGGATTAAAATATTAGGAGTAACACAAAAGGCTGTCACTGAAGGAAATGTTTGTAGAAATAAAAGATCAGCTATAATTTTATTGATTGACAGACTGCAAGAAAAAACACCCAAATGGCCCATTTCTggctcaattttttttttttttttttttttaaatgttatttcTGAAACCTTGTCTGTTAGTTAGTGATTCACTGCGCAGGAACCAAAATGAGAAAATGCATTTCTACCATTTTCACATTACTCTCATTCTTTTCACAGTCCTCATCCTGCACCAAATTATCATCTAACTGCAGAATCAAACAAGTATAATCCTATTGTGAGTTTTATGATATATCTTTGTGAACAGAATCTAAGTTCTATTGACTCCACCTTAACTAATAGATGAATATTCAGCTGGCTTTCCAATCTTTAAAGAAAACTTAAGGCCATAACTTATAGCTAATGTGGTAATCTCCATGGCCCAGCATCATGCCATGCAGATAGATAACATGTCTTTAGATAACTTTGCGTTAGCTATTACAAATTGCAACTCATTTTCTTTGGCACCTCATATAAACAGACAGCAAAGAATATGTGGTGTGAAGGAATTAAGTGTTATACCATTGTATCAGCATTCTCAAATATGCACAATGGCAGGATAATGCACAAGCAAACTAAGATAAATAAGATAGAATACATTAGTGTTTTATTGTACTCCACACCTTTAACTAATTTTTAAGAAAATGGCAAAAATATCTCAAGAATCTGCATAAATGTATCAAAGAAATGCAAACTgcggttttaaaaaaaagcatttaaaCTCATGTGCTTTGAATCTCAGGCACATTTAGAAAGAACTAAATAAATGATTTGACCCCAACATACAGTCAAACTTCCTTAGGAAAGACCTTTTtcatacagaacatagaataacTTATCTTTAACTGTCTGCACAAACAATTCTCCTCGTAAAGTACAAATTCAAATGAATATATTTTGATGTAGAATTAATAACATGAAAAACTTGCATCACAGCTATGATTTGAAAAATAGTCAATGTAACAAGATCAGATGCAATATCTTGTTTATTATCCATTCTCAGTCCAAATTTAACAGTTAATATTTTGAGCACATTCCAAAGCCAACTAACCTGGAGAAGCATCTTACACAGACAAGTTCATCCACACTCCAAAGGCTAACCAGTGCGTCAGCACTCCCTGTAGCAAAATATTTGCCTGTTGGATCAAATTTAATGCAAATGCAGTTCGAAGGATGTGCATTGATTGACTGAATAGGTTTCAATTCTGGATAACTGAAACACAATTAAGTAAAAAAAACCTTAAAAACTGTAATATCAGATTACTTCACTAAGTTATTTTGAACAGCCTCAATCTATTACAGGCAAATGTAAGATCAGAcgtgaataataataaataatgcaGTTTTGTTCAAAAAAACACATATATTAATCTCATAAGTCTAAGGTAAATTTAAATAGGTAGAAGTGTTAGGATAatatgcatttttttttcttgaccACCCATTCCTTCCCACCCCAAAATCTGCAGAATTTAAATTTCAAATGATCATACTGTCCACAGAAGCCGATTCCATATATACCCCGTTCCCAAATATTGTCTAAACAATTGATCAGATGTTAATATTCATCACATTGCTACTCcttgcaaaaaaaattaaaactattGGTGCAGTTCTGCCACAGTCCTAAGTTTACAAATTAACAACTTTTAATTTGTTCAAGAATAAATTCAAAACTAGTAATTTTATATAAAGTCTGAAAGTGAATTATTCATACATACGAAGCTAGATTGATCACCAACTCAGGATACAACATCTTGAGTCTAATATACTGTACAGTTCAATTACACACATCTTTGTCAGCCCATTTAGTAAATTTCAAAAATTTATGCTACCTGAGTAAGTTGATGCAGCCATTGCCATTGGTTAGGAAAAACATATCATTATCATTATTCCAAGATATCTCATTTACTTCAAATTTAAACTGTTCTTCAGCTCTTGATCGGTGTGATTTAGCATCAATGAAAGTTACCACATCGTCTTTGTTTCCTACAGCAATTGTTTGGCCATCAGGACTCCAACAGATGTTAATATTCTCACCTAACAAAAAAATATGTTCAGTCTCTGGACAGAATACAATGCACCCATTCCCTTTATTACAACAAAAAATCAAGCCAACACAGGCAATACAATCCAAATTCTGTACTTGCCAGTCATCATTGAGGAATCAGTGGTGGAAACAGTGGACAGCTTCTGAGTgtaaacatctcagaggatcgcaggcccaacacactgatgcaatcacgaaggcatgccagtggctctactttgttaagagtttggggagattttgtatgtcaaagAGATCTGCAAATTTCTGCAACATGGACAGTATTCtggttggttgcatcacagcctggtatggaggttccgatgcacaggatcacaaaagCCTGCCAAGAGTTGTAGACTCTTGCCAGCATAGTGCTCCCCACCATCAACGACATATTCAAGAGGCAGTGCTTCAAACAGCGGCGTCCATCAACTTAGGACTCTCACCATTCAACAAATGCTCTCAATTCATTACtaacatcaggaaggtggtacaagaATTTGAACATCTTAAGATCAGCTTCtaaccctccaccatcagatttctgaaagatccATTGAACTTATGAACACCACTTCAttattcctttgtttttgcactatatattttaTAATTTAGACTAATTTTTGATTTGCATtccactgctaccacaaaacaacaaacgtcatgagtctgtgataataaacctgcttctaATACAAACAGGGAATAAGGGAATAATACCCTACAATTAAATATAACAAAATATAACCAGCATTTCATAGAAATATAACACAAGCTGATACACTCAGCCAACCAATATGTTTGACTAAAGAAGTCAAAGAAGCAT contains the following coding sequences:
- the thoc3 gene encoding THO complex subunit 3; this translates as MAATYLLETQEHFKTNGRTKEFSAHAAKVHSVAWSCDGRRLASGSFDKTASVFVLEKDRLVKENNYRGHGDSVDQLCWHPSNADLFVTASGDKTVRIWDVRTTKCVATVNTKGENINICWSPDGQTIAVGNKDDVVTFIDAKSHRSRAEEQFKFEVNEISWNNDNDMFFLTNGNGCINLLSYPELKPIQSINAHPSNCICIKFDPTGKYFATGSADALVSLWSVDELVCVRCFSRLDWPVRTLSFSHDGKMLASASEDHFIDIAEVETGEKLWEVQCDSPTFTVAWHPKRPLLAFACDDKDGKYDNSREAGTVKLFGLPNDS